A window of uncultured Draconibacterium sp. contains these coding sequences:
- a CDS encoding DNA gyrase subunit A — protein sequence MSDEILNSENEEIQDETVKDEVTYLSGMYKEWFLDYASYVILERAVPYINDGLKPVQRRIMHAMREMDDGRYNKVANIIGQTMQYHPHGDASIGDAAVQLGQKELLIDTQGNWGNILTGDGAAAPRYIEARLTKFALEVLFNPKTTNWKLSYDGRKREPVTLPVKFPLLLAQGVEELP from the coding sequence ATGTCAGACGAGATTTTAAATAGCGAGAACGAAGAAATTCAGGATGAAACTGTAAAGGATGAAGTCACCTATTTGTCGGGGATGTACAAAGAGTGGTTTCTCGATTATGCATCGTATGTTATTTTGGAACGTGCGGTTCCGTACATTAACGATGGATTAAAACCTGTGCAACGCCGTATAATGCATGCCATGCGCGAAATGGATGATGGACGCTACAACAAAGTGGCAAATATCATCGGGCAAACCATGCAGTATCATCCTCATGGCGATGCATCCATTGGCGATGCCGCCGTTCAGCTCGGACAAAAAGAATTGCTTATTGATACGCAGGGAAACTGGGGGAATATACTTACCGGCGACGGTGCCGCTGCTCCGCGTTACATTGAAGCACGTTTGACAAAATTTGCCCTTGAGGTGTTGTTTAATCCCAAAACAACAAACTGGAAATTATCGTACGACGGACGAAAAAGAGAGCCGGTTACCTTGCCCGTAAAATTCCCTTTGCTTTTGGCACAGGGAGTTGAGGAATTGCCGTAG
- a CDS encoding phosphatase PAP2 family protein produces MKNILEMDKELFLFLNSFHTDFWDTIMLMITRKETWFPFYVIIIFYIVKNYRSKSVLILFSLILLIVASDQLSVLMKETIQRFRPVHEPAIQDLVHNVLRKGGLYGFVSSHAANSVAILVFTSRIFKSRSYFFLILFWAAIFCYSRIYSGVHYPLDILGGALLGALLGHLLYKLMMFVENHFFFSRSPKIEKTALRTAQSGIVWLVFGVLVTSVFISTYLLHHYNYL; encoded by the coding sequence TTGAAAAATATACTTGAAATGGACAAAGAGCTGTTTTTGTTTTTAAACAGCTTTCATACTGATTTTTGGGATACCATAATGCTGATGATTACCCGCAAAGAAACCTGGTTTCCATTTTATGTTATCATTATTTTCTACATTGTAAAAAACTACCGAAGTAAATCTGTTCTTATACTTTTTTCACTAATCTTACTCATTGTTGCCAGCGATCAGCTTTCGGTGTTGATGAAGGAAACCATTCAGCGTTTTCGTCCGGTGCACGAACCAGCCATTCAGGACCTGGTGCACAATGTTTTGCGAAAGGGTGGACTGTATGGTTTTGTATCGTCGCATGCAGCCAATTCAGTAGCTATTTTGGTATTTACTTCACGGATATTCAAAAGCAGAAGTTATTTTTTCTTGATTCTGTTTTGGGCAGCAATTTTTTGTTATTCACGCATTTATTCCGGTGTACATTATCCGCTCGATATTTTGGGAGGAGCACTTTTAGGCGCTTTACTTGGCCATTTGTTGTACAAATTGATGATGTTTGTCGAGAATCACTTTTTCTTCTCACGGTCGCCTAAAATCGAAAAAACAGCTTTGCGAACTGCCCAGTCAGGAATAGTTTGGCTGGTTTTTGGGGTGCTTGTAACATCAGTATTTATTTCAACCTACCTGCTTCATCATTACAATTATTTGTAA
- a CDS encoding DNA topoisomerase IV subunit B — MSANYDEGTIKTLDWQEHIRRRPGMYIGKLGDGTSADDGIYVLLKEVMDNSVDEFMMGFGKKISVSVDQDRVTIRDYGRGIPLGKLVDVVSKMNTGAKYDNKVFKKSVGLNGVGIKAVNALSNDFTIKAVREGIAKEVYFSKGIITGEKDFKGVEEENGTMVSFIPDQSVFKKYRYMNDYIVNMMKNYTFLNAGLIIEFNGERFHSRHGLRDLLEENMDHDPIYPIIHLRGEDIEVAITHGNQYGEDYYSFVNGQHTTQGGTHLQAFREVLVKTIREFYKKEFDPSDIRASIVAAVSIKVEEPVFESQTKTKLGSKDIGPNGPSVRAHVGNFLQKELDNFLHKNHEVAEVLLRRIVESERERKAISGVKKLAKQRAKKANLHNKKLRDCRVHFNENHDRKEQSSIFITEGDSASGSITKSRDVNTQAVFSLKGKPLNTYGLTKKVVYENEEFNLLQAALNIEDSMEDLRYNNVIIATDADVDGMHIRLLLITFFLQFFPELIKKGHVYILQTPLFRVRNKQKTFYCYSEEEKEKAITKLKGKPEITRFKGLGEISPDEFKHFIGEDIRLDPVQMKKHESVAQMLDFYMGKNTPDRQEFIIDNLYVEKDEVA, encoded by the coding sequence ATGAGCGCAAATTACGACGAAGGAACGATTAAAACGTTAGATTGGCAGGAGCATATTCGGAGACGTCCGGGGATGTACATCGGTAAACTTGGCGACGGAACTTCAGCCGACGATGGAATTTATGTATTGCTGAAAGAAGTAATGGACAACTCCGTTGATGAGTTTATGATGGGATTTGGAAAAAAAATCTCGGTTTCGGTGGATCAGGATCGCGTAACAATTCGTGATTATGGACGTGGAATTCCGCTTGGGAAACTGGTTGATGTTGTAAGCAAAATGAATACCGGGGCCAAATACGACAACAAAGTTTTTAAAAAATCTGTTGGATTAAACGGTGTTGGTATTAAAGCAGTTAATGCACTTTCAAACGATTTTACCATAAAGGCAGTTCGCGAAGGCATTGCCAAAGAAGTATATTTTAGTAAGGGGATAATAACCGGAGAGAAGGATTTTAAAGGGGTGGAGGAAGAAAACGGCACGATGGTGAGTTTTATTCCCGATCAGTCGGTGTTTAAAAAGTACCGTTATATGAACGATTACATCGTGAATATGATGAAAAACTACACCTTCCTGAATGCAGGATTAATCATCGAATTTAATGGCGAACGTTTTCATTCGAGGCATGGTTTACGCGACTTGCTGGAGGAAAACATGGATCACGACCCAATTTACCCAATTATACATTTACGTGGAGAAGATATTGAGGTGGCCATAACACATGGCAACCAATATGGCGAAGATTATTATTCTTTTGTTAATGGTCAGCACACAACTCAAGGTGGTACGCACCTACAGGCTTTTCGTGAAGTTTTAGTGAAAACGATCAGGGAATTTTACAAAAAGGAGTTTGACCCGTCGGATATTCGGGCATCCATTGTAGCGGCCGTTAGCATTAAGGTCGAAGAGCCTGTTTTTGAATCGCAAACCAAAACCAAACTTGGTTCAAAAGATATTGGTCCCAACGGGCCTTCTGTTCGGGCTCACGTTGGTAACTTCCTGCAAAAAGAGCTGGATAACTTTTTGCACAAGAACCACGAAGTTGCCGAAGTTTTGTTGCGCCGCATTGTTGAATCGGAGCGTGAAAGAAAAGCCATTTCAGGCGTTAAAAAATTAGCCAAACAGCGAGCTAAAAAAGCCAATCTACACAACAAAAAATTACGCGATTGCCGTGTACATTTTAACGAAAACCACGACCGGAAAGAGCAATCGAGTATATTTATTACCGAGGGAGACTCGGCAAGTGGTTCCATCACAAAATCGCGCGATGTGAATACCCAGGCGGTATTTAGTTTAAAAGGAAAACCCTTAAATACATACGGTTTAACCAAAAAAGTAGTTTACGAAAACGAAGAGTTCAATCTGTTGCAGGCAGCGCTCAATATTGAAGATAGTATGGAGGATTTACGTTACAACAACGTAATTATCGCAACCGATGCCGACGTTGACGGAATGCACATTCGTTTGTTGTTGATTACCTTCTTTTTGCAATTCTTCCCTGAACTGATTAAAAAAGGGCATGTTTATATTTTGCAAACGCCGCTGTTCAGAGTTCGAAACAAACAAAAAACCTTCTATTGTTATTCCGAAGAAGAAAAGGAGAAGGCAATTACAAAATTAAAAGGGAAACCCGAAATTACACGATTTAAAGGATTGGGAGAAATTTCGCCTGATGAGTTTAAACACTTCATAGGAGAAGACATTAGACTTGATCCGGTGCAAATGAAAAAACATGAGTCGGTGGCACAAATGCTCGATTTTTATATGGGAAAAAACACGCCAGACCGACAGGAGTTTATCATTGATAACCTGTATGTTGAGAAAGACGAAGTAGCTTAA
- a CDS encoding DNA gyrase/topoisomerase IV subunit A codes for MRGGTVKVRARIEKRDNKTLIINEVPFGKTTSTLIESIIKANDKGKIKIKKIDDNTAADVEIQVHLAPGVSSDKTIDALYAFTDCEVSLSPNSCIIENDKPIFIGVKEILKRSADSTLELLKLELEIRKNELEEMWHFSSLEKIFIEERIYKDKKFEDSENMDQAIDHIDKRLEPWKPKLHREVTRDDILRLMEIRMARILKFNKDKANDYLKGLEDEIAKVVYNIEHIVPFTIDWFKYLKTKFGKGRERKTEIRSFENIVATKVVVKNEKLYIDQKEGFIGTSLRKAEFVSDCADIDDVIIFRRDGSYFITKVSEKAFVGKNVIYVAIFKKSDKRTIYNVVYKDGETGFSYMKRFFVTGVTRDKEYNITKETKGSRITYFSANPNGEAETLRVVLKPKPRIKKLVFEEDLGELAIKGRQSMGNILTKYEVHKISLKEKGVSTLGGRKIWFDEDVRRINADNRGKFLGEFSGEDKILVLYKKGEYQLYNYDLSNHFGEDILVIEKFDKRKILSAVYYDAEQQFYYVKRFEIDEVEGKLIRFIGDSLDNKLISVTWVHYPRLELTFGGKNAERENEIIEVAEFIGIKSWKAKGKRLSNYEVNNIKEIEPIIKDDYDHHEEEEESDEEPNESGIQDNDDIPMEINRPKGDDQMSLF; via the coding sequence TTGCGCGGAGGTACGGTGAAAGTGCGTGCGCGTATTGAAAAACGAGACAATAAAACACTCATCATTAATGAGGTTCCTTTTGGTAAAACAACCTCCACTTTAATCGAGTCGATTATTAAGGCCAATGACAAAGGCAAAATAAAGATCAAAAAAATTGATGACAACACGGCTGCCGATGTGGAAATACAAGTGCATTTGGCACCGGGTGTTTCGTCGGATAAAACAATAGATGCGCTTTATGCATTTACTGATTGTGAAGTGTCGTTGTCGCCAAACTCGTGTATTATCGAAAACGATAAACCAATTTTTATTGGTGTAAAAGAAATACTAAAACGTTCGGCCGACAGTACGCTCGAGTTACTTAAACTTGAATTGGAGATTCGAAAAAACGAGTTGGAAGAAATGTGGCATTTCTCTTCTCTCGAAAAAATATTTATTGAAGAGCGCATTTACAAGGATAAAAAGTTTGAGGATTCTGAAAACATGGATCAGGCAATCGATCACATCGACAAACGTCTGGAACCCTGGAAACCAAAACTGCACCGCGAAGTTACCCGCGACGATATTTTACGCCTGATGGAAATACGTATGGCACGTATTCTGAAATTTAATAAGGATAAAGCCAACGATTATTTAAAAGGCCTTGAAGATGAGATTGCAAAGGTTGTTTACAACATCGAACATATTGTTCCGTTTACTATTGATTGGTTTAAATATTTAAAAACCAAATTTGGTAAAGGCCGCGAGCGTAAAACCGAAATCAGAAGTTTCGAAAACATTGTTGCTACCAAAGTGGTGGTGAAAAACGAAAAACTGTACATCGATCAGAAAGAAGGATTTATTGGTACATCCTTGCGAAAAGCTGAATTTGTGAGCGACTGTGCCGACATCGACGATGTTATCATTTTCCGTCGTGATGGAAGTTATTTTATCACCAAAGTTTCGGAAAAAGCGTTTGTTGGCAAAAATGTAATATATGTTGCTATATTTAAAAAGAGCGACAAACGCACCATTTATAATGTGGTTTACAAAGATGGAGAAACGGGTTTTTCGTACATGAAACGTTTTTTTGTTACCGGTGTAACCCGCGATAAAGAATACAACATTACCAAAGAGACAAAAGGTTCCCGAATCACTTATTTTTCTGCAAATCCAAATGGCGAAGCAGAAACTTTGCGTGTTGTTTTAAAGCCAAAACCACGAATTAAAAAGCTCGTTTTTGAGGAAGATCTTGGAGAACTGGCCATAAAAGGACGCCAGTCGATGGGAAATATTCTGACCAAATACGAGGTGCATAAAATCTCCTTAAAAGAGAAGGGAGTTTCTACTTTGGGTGGCCGTAAAATCTGGTTCGACGAAGATGTTCGACGAATTAATGCCGACAACCGCGGGAAATTCCTTGGTGAGTTTTCAGGCGAAGATAAAATTCTGGTGCTCTATAAAAAAGGCGAATATCAGTTGTACAATTACGATTTGAGCAATCACTTTGGCGAAGACATTCTTGTGATCGAAAAATTTGATAAGCGCAAAATATTGTCGGCAGTTTATTACGATGCCGAGCAGCAGTTTTATTACGTAAAACGTTTTGAAATTGATGAGGTGGAAGGAAAGCTGATTCGTTTTATCGGAGACAGTCTGGATAATAAACTAATTAGTGTTACCTGGGTACATTATCCGCGTTTAGAACTCACTTTTGGCGGTAAAAATGCCGAGCGCGAAAATGAAATTATTGAGGTGGCCGAATTTATCGGTATCAAATCGTGGAAAGCAAAAGGCAAACGCCTGTCGAATTACGAGGTGAATAATATTAAGGAGATTGAACCAATAATCAAAGACGATTACGATCATCACGAAGAGGAAGAAGAGTCGGACGAAGAACCAAATGAAAGCGGGATACAAGATAACGATGACATTCCGATGGAAATAAACCGCCCAAAGGGAGATGATCAAATGTCATTATTTTAG